From Solanum lycopersicum chromosome 8, SLM_r2.1, the proteins below share one genomic window:
- the LOC101251308 gene encoding pentatricopeptide repeat-containing protein At5g43790, which yields MNTLSPKSAHPIFKIIEQCKNIATLKQVHAQMITTGLIFHTYPLSRILISSSTIDATISYALSIFNHVTNPTIFLFNTLISSSLSRKKDDQTHFALALYNRILTQTTLIPNSYTYPSLFKACGSQPWIQHGRALHTHVLKFLEPPYDHFVQASLLNFYSKCGELGVARFLFDQITGPDLASWNSILAAYAHNYSVYYEADLDSVYDSSSLSLEVLLLFSQMQKSLTCPNEVSLVALISACADLGALSHGIWAHSYVLRNDLKLNRFVGTALIAVYSNCGRLDFARQVFDQLLERDTYCYNAMIRGLAVHGLGVEALELFKKMDLEGLVPDDVTMLVIMCACSNVGLVDQGCKFFESMKEDYGIEPKLEHYGTLVDLFGRAGRVKEAEEIVQTIPMKPNAVLWRSLLGAARVHGNLEVGESALKQLIQLEPETSGNYVLLSNMYASLNRWDDVKQLRKLMKDQGIEKAPGSSIVDIDGAMHEFLIGDKTHPELKWIYVKLDEMHRRLQEHGHKSGTREVLFDIEEEEKESALTYHSERLAIAYALIASDSGAPIRIIKNLRVCNDCHTATKLISRIYEREIIVRDRSRFHHFKNGTCSCLDYW from the coding sequence ATGAATACATTGAGCCCAAAATCTGCCCACCCAATTTTCAAAATCATAGAACAATGCAAAAACATAGCCACCCTCAAGCAAGTGCATGCTCAAATGATCACAACTGGGCTTATTTTCCACACTTACCCTCTCAGTCGCATTCTCATTTCATCCTCCACCATAGATGCCACCATTTCCTATGCTCTCAGCATCTTCAACCATGTAACTAATCCAACAATCTTCCTTTTCAACACCCTTATCTCATCATCACTTTCTAGGAAAAAAGATGATCAAACTCACTTTGCCCTAGCCCTTTACAATCGTATTCTGACGCAAACCACTCTCATACCCAACAGTTACACCTACCCTTCTCTTTTTAAGGCTTGTGGTTCTCAACCATGGATTCAACATGGCCGAGCCTTGCACACCCATGTCTTGAAATTCCTCGAACCACCTTATGATCATTTTGTTCAAGCCTCATTGCTTAATTTCTACTCCAAGTGCGGCGAATTGGGTGTTGCAAGATTCCTCTTTGATCAAATTACTGGACCTGATCTAGCTTCGTGGAACTCCATTCTCGCAGCTTATGCACATaattattcagtttattatgAAGCCGATCTTGATAGTGTGTATGATAGTTCTAGTTTATCATTGGAGGTTTTGCTTCTGTTTAGTCAAATGCAGAAATCTTTGACTTGTCCTAATGAAGTTAGTTTGGTGGCCTTGATTAGTGCCTGTGCTGATTTAGGTGCACTTAGTCATGGAATATGGGCTCATTCTTATGTGCTTAGGAATGATCTCAAGCTCAATCGGTTTGTTGGGACTGCACTAATCGCTGTGTATTCAAATTGCGGGCGTCTTGATTTTGCTCGTCAGGTATTCGATCAATTGCTCGAAAGAGACACTTATTGTTACAATGCCATGATTAGAGGACTTGCAGTTCATGGCCTTGGTGTGGAAGCCCTTGAACTTTTCAAGAAAATGGATTTAGAAGGTTTAGTTCCTGATGATGTAACAATGCTAGTTATAATGTGTGCTTGCTCTAATGTCGGGTTGGTTGATCAAGGCTGCAAATTTTTTGAGTCAATGAAGGAGGATTACGGCATTGAGCCTAAGCTTGAGCACTATGGGACCTTAGTCGACCTATTTGGTCGAGCAGGCCGAGTAAAGGAGGCTGAAGAAATAGTTCAGACCATTCCTATGAAGCCAAATGCAGTTCTTTGGAGGTCCTTACTTGGAGCTGCTAGAGTTCATGGTAACTTAGAGGTAGGCGAATCAGCTTTGAAACAATTGATACAGCTAGAGCCAGAGACCAGTGGGAACTATGTGTTACTATCGAATATGTACGCTAGCTTGAACAGGTGGGATGATGTGAAACAATTAAGGAAGTTGATGAAAGATCAGGGGATTGAAAAAGCTCCTGGTAGTAGCATTGTCGATATTGATGGTGCTATGCACGAGTTCCTTATTGGCGATAAGACTCATCCAGAACTCAAATGGATATACGTGAAGCTAGATGAGATGCACAGAAGGCTGCAAGAACATGGTCACAAGTCAGGAACAAGAGAAGTTTTGTTCGACATTGAAGAGGAAGAGAAGGAAAGTGCCCTTACCTACCATAGTGAAAGGTTAGCCATTGCTTATGCTCTTATTGCTTCTGATTCTGGTGCCCCTATTAGAATTATAAAGAACTTAAGGGTTTGCAATGACTGTCACACAGCTACTAAGCTTATTTCAAGGATTTATGAGAGGGAAATTATAGTAAGAGATAGATCTAGGTTTCATCACTTTAAAAATGGAACTTGTTCTTGTTTGGATTATTGGTAA